The genomic stretch GTGTAGCTGCCGGCCTTGAGTTCGTACTTGGGAGGCTTGCTCATGGCCAGGGGGGTGGCCGATGGGCTGAAGGCCACCTTCAGATCGGGGGCGCTGTCGTTGGTCCTGAAATCACTGCTGAGCACGAGCACCTGCCGGCCCGCCTCCTTCTTGATCATGAAGCTGCCACTCACCGGGGCTTCGGCCTTCTGGAACGTGCCGCCGAGGGCTCCCATCTCGGCGGCCTGGACCGCCAGCATGGTGGAGGCGCCCAGGGCCAGGGCGGCCACGCCGCGGGCAAAGGTGGACTTGGGGAACAACATGACGGTCTGGTGGGGGTGTGAGGACGGTGCCAGCCGACGTCCCAGCGGAAACCGTGCGGCACCCCTCCACTACCGGCGGGGCCAGCGAACGGATTGCCCATCCCGCCCCGCGATGACCAGGGCCCCTCTCAATCCGATCAGGCCTCTCGGCGGTACACCGCGTGTTCCAGCCTGTTCGGCTCTCCGTTGCGCGTGACCACCCCCGAGCCCGACGCCGCCGCACACCCCCAGGGACGTCTCCAGGACCACCGCCCGGCGGGCTACCCCGACCTGGCCGGCCTGTACGACGCCTGCGGCGCGCCGGTGTTCCGCCTGGCCCTGCGGCTCAGTCCGTCGCGTCAGGAGGCGGAGGACCTCTGCCATGACGTCTTCCTGCGCTACTGGCAGCAGGGCCGCTATGAGCCGAAGCGCGGACCCGTGCTGGCCTACCTGCTGATGATGACCCGCTCGATGGCGTTCAATCGCATCGAGCAGCGCCGCAACCGCTGGCAGCTGGTGCAACGCTGGTCGCACCAGCTGTTTCCCTCGGCCGTGCGCAGCCCCCAGGAAGCCGCCGAGGCCGATGACCTCTCCCAGCGGGTGCGCCTGGCCCTCGAGTCGATCCCCGCCAACCAGCGCCAGGTGCTGGAGATGGCCTACTACGAGGGCCTGAGCCAGTCGGCCATCGCCGAGCGGCTGCAACTGCCCCTCGGCACGGTGAAGACCCGCTCCCGCCAGGGTCTGATTCGCCTGCGCGACCAGCTGATCGACGACCGCCCGCAACCATGAGCCGCCACGACACCCATCCCCACGGAACCGGACCCGAAGCGGAAGCCGATCTCGACCTGCTGCTGGCGGGCCATGCTCTCGGTGACCTCGACGAGCCGGAGCGCCAGCAGCTGGCGGCGCTGCTGCAGCAGCAGCCCGAGCTGCGCCAGCGTCTCGATGAGTTCAGCACCACCCTCGAGCTGCTGCCTCTGGCCCTGCCCGCCGCCGTCGGCCCGCCACAGCACCTGCGCCAGCGCCTGCTGGATCAGCGGGCGCCACAGCGTGGGGTCGGCCCCTGGCTGCTGCCGGCGCTGATGGGCCTGGGCCTGCTGGTGCTGGGCACCCAGTTGCACCAGACCCGGCAGCAACTGGCCCGGGTGCAGCAGCAGGCCGGCTCCAGCGGCACACTCACTTCGGCGAGCCGCGAGTTGCCGCTCCAGGCGATCGGGGGCGAGGGCGGCGCCAGCGGCATGGTGCTGGTCACCGGCAATCCCACCCACAACATGCTGATGCTGGATGGTCTGCCGCCGCCGCCACCCAACACCACCTACCGTCTCTGGGCCCGTGTGAACGGGCGCGAGGTGGGCTGCGTTCCCTTCGTGCCCGACGGCAAGGGTCATGTGGCCATGCCGATCCCCATCTACCCCACCAGCGCCGCCAGCAGCGTGAGCGTGAGCATCGAATCGCTGGGGGCCCTGGGGGCCCAGCCCGCCGGACGGCGCGTTCTCACCAGCACGATCTGATGACCACCGAGACGTGGATCACCCCGAGGCCGACCGACCTGACGCCCTCCTCTCTGCGCACCACCGACGGCGGCCCGCCGGATCCGGCCATGGCCTTTCCGCCCCTGCGCCGCGGCCGCCTGGAGACCCTGCAGGTGAACCTCACCTACCGCTGCAATCAGACCTGCGTGCACTGCCACGTGAACGCCGGCCCGACCCGCAGCGAAAGCATGGCGGCCGCCACCGTGGCCCTGATCCCCGAGGTGCTGGCCGCCCGGGGTCTGCGTTGCCTCGACCTCACCGGTGGGGCACCGGAGCTGCACCCTCAGTTCCGGGAACTGGTGCGCCAGGCCCGCGCCCTGGGCGTGGACGTGATCGATCGCTGCAACCTCACGATCCTGCAGGAGCCGGGCCAGGAGGATCTGGCCGTCTTTCTCGCCGAACAGGGAGTCACCGTGGTGGCCTCGCTGCCCTGCTACCTCCAGGACAACGTGGAGCGCCAGCGGGGCTCCGGGGTGTTCCAGCGCAGCATCAGCGGCCTGCGCCAGCTCAACGCCCTCGGCTACGGCCAGCCCGGGTCGGGCCTGGAGCTGAACCTGGTGTACAACCCCCAGGGCGCGGCGCTGCCGCCGGAGCAGGGACCGCTGGAGGCCGACTACCGGAGGGTGCTGGCGGCCGATCACGGCGTGGTGTTCAACCGGCTCTATGCCCTGGCCAACATGCCGGTCCAGCGCTTCGCGGCGGTGCTGAGGGCCCAGGGGGAGCTGGAGGGCTACCTGGCGTTGCTGCGCCGCAGCCACCGCGACGACAACCTGACCCAGGTCATGTGCCGCCAGCTGATCAGCGTCGACTGGCAGGGCTCCCTCTACGACTGCGATTTCAACCAGCAGCTGGGGCTGGCCGCCGCTGGCGACCCTGCAGCCGTCGCTGAAGCCGGCGGTCGCCGGCGCTCCCACCTGCGCGATCTGCTGCGGCGCGACCCCGCCGGTGACCCGATCCAGGTGGGTGGGCACTGCTTCGGCTGCACCGCCGGCAGCGGCTCCAGCTGCGGCGGGGCCCTGGCCGCATGAGCGGGGATTCAGAGGCGCGCGGTCCGCTCGGCGCCAGCCGCGGGCGCCTGCTGCTTCTCCTGGCGGTGACGGCCCTGGTGACCCTGTTCTTCGTGCTGGATCTGCCCGATCGGCTCAGTCTCGAGAGCCTGCGCCACGCCCACGGCAGCCTGCTGGCCTGGCGCGAGC from Synechococcus sp. CBW1107 encodes the following:
- a CDS encoding DM13 domain-containing protein; amino-acid sequence: MLFPKSTFARGVAALALGASTMLAVQAAEMGALGGTFQKAEAPVSGSFMIKKEAGRQVLVLSSDFRTNDSAPDLKVAFSPSATPLAMSKPPKYELKAGSYTVLAPLRSSKGAQSYVIPASINLSQQKSVLIWCQKFNATMAWAPLKQGSRVNDAMQKDSMMKK
- a CDS encoding anti-sigma factor, whose product is MSRHDTHPHGTGPEAEADLDLLLAGHALGDLDEPERQQLAALLQQQPELRQRLDEFSTTLELLPLALPAAVGPPQHLRQRLLDQRAPQRGVGPWLLPALMGLGLLVLGTQLHQTRQQLARVQQQAGSSGTLTSASRELPLQAIGGEGGASGMVLVTGNPTHNMLMLDGLPPPPPNTTYRLWARVNGREVGCVPFVPDGKGHVAMPIPIYPTSAASSVSVSIESLGALGAQPAGRRVLTSTI
- a CDS encoding sigma-70 family RNA polymerase sigma factor → MTTPEPDAAAHPQGRLQDHRPAGYPDLAGLYDACGAPVFRLALRLSPSRQEAEDLCHDVFLRYWQQGRYEPKRGPVLAYLLMMTRSMAFNRIEQRRNRWQLVQRWSHQLFPSAVRSPQEAAEADDLSQRVRLALESIPANQRQVLEMAYYEGLSQSAIAERLQLPLGTVKTRSRQGLIRLRDQLIDDRPQP
- the arsS gene encoding arsenosugar biosynthesis radical SAM (seleno)protein ArsS (Some members of this family are selenoproteins.), with protein sequence MAFPPLRRGRLETLQVNLTYRCNQTCVHCHVNAGPTRSESMAAATVALIPEVLAARGLRCLDLTGGAPELHPQFRELVRQARALGVDVIDRCNLTILQEPGQEDLAVFLAEQGVTVVASLPCYLQDNVERQRGSGVFQRSISGLRQLNALGYGQPGSGLELNLVYNPQGAALPPEQGPLEADYRRVLAADHGVVFNRLYALANMPVQRFAAVLRAQGELEGYLALLRRSHRDDNLTQVMCRQLISVDWQGSLYDCDFNQQLGLAAAGDPAAVAEAGGRRRSHLRDLLRRDPAGDPIQVGGHCFGCTAGSGSSCGGALAA